In the Rhizobium sp. CB3090 genome, one interval contains:
- a CDS encoding aminopeptidase P family protein has translation MFQSFDVTSTPQFCRDRVTGLRAAFSDLGIDGFLVPRADEYQGEYVPKCSERLAWLTGFTGSAGVALVTQSQAVVFVDGRYVTQLAEQVDGSVFTGGDLVDEPPHVWLPRHAPKGFRLGIDPWLHTGAEVRRLEKALAEIGGKLVFLPHNPLDKLWSDRPAEPLGAVVIQDIAQAGVLAKDKLAAIATDLKAKKLKAALITDPSSVAWIFNIRGNDVPHTPHPLARAIIHAEGEAEVFLDKRKTKVEAEAYLAQICRQLPPSDLAKQLAAASANGGRILVDPDLASYALTDLIRREGGEVVEGTDPARLPRARKNAAEINGSAAAHLQDGAAMVEFLYWLDTSKPGTITEIAAAERLEACRARVGQSMQNPLKDISFDTIAGAGEHAAIMHYRVTTASDRLIQAGELFLIDSGAQYINGTTDITRTVGIGAVSEEHKRLFTLVLKGMIAISTARFPKGSRGCDLDPLARIALWKAGVDFAHGTGHGVGSYLSVHEGPQRISRLSTQELLPGMILSNEPGYYRPGHFGIRIENLIYIRDPEEIEGGDMPMLGFETLTFCPIDRSLVLPELLAHEELHWLNDYHVKTREALMPLIQDDDVRTWLENATLELSH, from the coding sequence ATGTTCCAGTCTTTCGACGTCACTTCCACTCCGCAATTCTGCCGGGACCGCGTCACCGGTCTGCGGGCCGCCTTCAGCGATCTGGGCATTGACGGCTTCCTCGTACCCCGTGCCGATGAGTATCAAGGCGAGTATGTGCCCAAGTGTTCGGAGCGTCTGGCCTGGCTGACCGGATTCACTGGCTCTGCCGGTGTTGCGCTTGTGACACAGTCGCAGGCCGTGGTTTTCGTCGACGGCCGCTATGTGACGCAGCTTGCCGAGCAGGTGGACGGATCGGTCTTTACCGGCGGCGATCTTGTCGACGAGCCGCCGCATGTCTGGCTGCCGCGCCATGCGCCCAAAGGATTCAGGCTCGGCATCGATCCGTGGCTGCACACCGGCGCTGAAGTCCGGCGGTTGGAAAAGGCACTGGCGGAAATTGGAGGCAAGCTTGTCTTCCTGCCGCATAACCCGCTCGACAAGCTCTGGAGCGACCGGCCGGCCGAGCCGCTGGGCGCCGTTGTTATCCAGGATATTGCGCAGGCAGGTGTTCTCGCCAAGGACAAGCTGGCAGCCATTGCGACCGATCTGAAGGCCAAAAAGCTCAAAGCTGCACTGATCACCGATCCATCTTCAGTCGCCTGGATCTTCAATATTCGCGGCAACGACGTGCCACATACGCCGCATCCTCTGGCTCGCGCGATTATCCATGCCGAAGGCGAAGCGGAGGTCTTCCTTGACAAGCGGAAGACCAAGGTCGAGGCGGAAGCTTATCTGGCGCAGATCTGCAGACAATTGCCGCCTTCCGATCTCGCCAAGCAACTGGCTGCCGCCTCTGCAAATGGCGGGCGCATTCTCGTCGATCCCGATCTTGCTTCCTACGCGCTGACCGACCTCATCCGTCGTGAGGGTGGGGAGGTGGTGGAAGGAACCGATCCGGCCCGGCTGCCGCGGGCGCGCAAGAATGCCGCCGAAATCAACGGCTCGGCCGCTGCCCATCTGCAGGACGGCGCCGCTATGGTCGAATTCCTTTATTGGCTGGACACCAGCAAGCCGGGCACGATCACGGAAATTGCCGCTGCCGAACGGCTGGAGGCATGCCGCGCGCGCGTCGGTCAGAGCATGCAGAACCCGCTGAAGGACATCTCCTTCGACACCATCGCCGGTGCGGGTGAACATGCGGCCATCATGCACTATCGCGTCACCACGGCGAGCGATCGGCTGATCCAGGCCGGCGAACTATTTCTGATCGATTCCGGTGCTCAATATATCAACGGCACCACCGACATTACCCGCACGGTGGGCATCGGTGCTGTTTCCGAGGAGCATAAGCGCCTGTTCACGCTGGTGTTGAAAGGCATGATCGCCATCAGCACGGCGCGTTTCCCCAAGGGCTCGCGCGGCTGCGATCTCGATCCGCTGGCACGCATCGCGCTCTGGAAAGCCGGTGTGGATTTCGCCCACGGCACCGGCCACGGTGTCGGCTCCTATCTTTCCGTGCACGAGGGGCCGCAGCGCATCTCACGGCTATCGACGCAGGAGTTGCTGCCCGGCATGATCCTCTCAAACGAGCCGGGCTATTACCGCCCCGGCCATTTCGGCATCCGCATCGAGAACCTGATCTATATTCGCGATCCCGAGGAGATCGAAGGCGGCGACATGCCGATGCTCGGCTTTGAGACGCTGACCTTCTGCCCGATCGACCGCAGCCTCGTTCTTCCAGAACTGCTGGCGCATGAGGAGTTGCACTGGCTGAACGACTATCACGTCAAAACCCGTGAAGCGCTGATGCCGCTGATCCAGGACGACGATGTCCGCACCTGGCTGGAAAATGCGACCCTGGAATTGAGTCATTGA
- a CDS encoding 50S ribosomal protein L11 methyltransferase, which translates to MSEIRLYVTTTEKKAAQILDLMTPVFEDEELPIATTEIDEKKDIWEASIYLYADDEDDVQARFASVLKSAFPELVIEREVIPDVDWIAKSLEGLKPVRAGRFLVHGSHDRDKVKSSDIAIEIDAGQAFGTGHHGTTAGCLETIEKVLASRRVRNALDLGTGSGVLAIGVRKLRNIPVLATDIDPIAVRVARENVRRNGIATGITLETAPGFHSTAFSRHGPFDLIIANILARPLIRMAPQLVAHLAPGGSVILSGILAEQRWKVLGAYNGAKMRHVRTIWRNGWVTIHLDRP; encoded by the coding sequence TTGAGTGAAATCCGCCTGTACGTAACGACGACCGAGAAAAAGGCTGCACAGATTCTCGATCTGATGACGCCGGTGTTCGAAGACGAAGAATTGCCGATCGCCACCACCGAGATCGATGAAAAGAAGGATATCTGGGAAGCTTCGATCTATCTCTATGCAGACGACGAAGATGACGTACAAGCCCGTTTTGCGAGCGTGCTGAAGTCGGCGTTTCCGGAGCTCGTCATCGAAAGGGAAGTCATCCCCGATGTCGATTGGATCGCCAAATCGCTGGAGGGGCTCAAGCCGGTTCGGGCAGGGCGCTTCCTGGTGCATGGCTCGCATGACCGCGACAAAGTGAAGTCCAGCGATATCGCCATCGAGATCGATGCCGGCCAAGCCTTCGGCACGGGCCACCATGGCACGACGGCGGGTTGCCTGGAGACGATCGAAAAAGTGCTCGCCAGCCGGCGGGTGCGCAATGCGCTCGATCTCGGCACCGGCAGCGGGGTGCTGGCGATTGGCGTGCGCAAGCTGCGCAATATTCCGGTTCTCGCCACCGATATCGATCCGATTGCGGTTCGTGTTGCCCGTGAGAATGTCCGCCGCAACGGCATTGCCACGGGTATCACGCTGGAAACGGCGCCGGGCTTTCACTCCACGGCGTTTTCCCGCCACGGACCTTTCGATCTGATCATCGCCAATATTCTTGCCCGGCCGCTGATAAGGATGGCGCCGCAACTGGTCGCCCATCTCGCCCCCGGCGGTTCGGTGATTCTTTCCGGCATCCTCGCCGAGCAACGCTGGAAGGTGTTGGGCGCCTACAATGGCGCGAAGATGCGCCATGTGCGCACGATCTGGCGTAATGGCTGGGTCACGATCCATCTCGACCGGCCTTGA
- a CDS encoding NAD(P)/FAD-dependent oxidoreductase → MADGAGRGRKSRSVLIAGAGPVGLTAALELARRGFVPRIVDDGQGPAPLEESRALGINARTLTLLSPSGVTGHILAAAQPIVHFRIRSGTKVLADVDTRRMPGRFGAIHGLAQGVTERLLIEALAAHGITPEWQTAVVEETIADLQKPEVMLRRLDGSAETVHPDILIGADGAHSAVRKALGAGFPGEALEVYFYLADFRYARPVDTHFAEITLCDPGMVGRLPVSADVLRYISTLEDFESRIVHPDVIAEKTWVSQFRISFRHVEPMARGNVFLAGDAAHIHSPAGARGMNLGIEDACWLAWLIAEGREQEYSALRIPAVKQVLKQTYGLTRLVTMKNPLAIVVRNLFAPLLLRFGPARHLLLHSVAGYDTPKPPWIDWAE, encoded by the coding sequence ATGGCGGACGGAGCCGGGAGAGGGAGGAAATCCAGATCCGTCTTGATCGCGGGCGCAGGTCCGGTCGGCCTGACTGCGGCCCTGGAGCTTGCCCGCCGTGGTTTCGTTCCGCGCATCGTCGATGACGGCCAAGGGCCGGCGCCTTTGGAAGAGAGCCGGGCTCTCGGCATCAATGCCCGCACATTGACGCTGCTTTCGCCTTCCGGTGTTACCGGGCACATCCTTGCAGCGGCTCAGCCGATCGTCCATTTTCGCATCCGCTCCGGAACCAAGGTGCTGGCCGATGTCGACACGCGGCGGATGCCCGGACGCTTCGGCGCGATTCACGGCCTGGCGCAAGGCGTGACCGAGCGGTTGCTGATCGAGGCGCTTGCGGCTCATGGCATCACGCCGGAGTGGCAGACCGCGGTCGTGGAGGAAACGATCGCCGATCTTCAGAAGCCTGAGGTGATGCTGCGACGCCTGGACGGGTCTGCGGAGACGGTTCACCCCGATATTCTGATTGGTGCCGACGGCGCCCATTCGGCCGTTCGCAAAGCGCTTGGCGCCGGCTTTCCCGGCGAAGCGCTGGAGGTCTATTTTTATCTCGCCGATTTTCGGTATGCGAGACCGGTGGATACGCATTTCGCCGAGATCACGCTTTGCGATCCGGGCATGGTCGGGCGTTTGCCCGTGTCTGCCGATGTGCTGCGCTACATCTCGACGTTGGAGGATTTCGAGAGCCGCATCGTTCATCCCGATGTGATTGCCGAAAAGACCTGGGTGTCGCAGTTCCGTATCAGTTTCCGCCATGTCGAGCCGATGGCCAGGGGGAACGTGTTCCTGGCGGGCGATGCGGCCCATATCCATTCCCCGGCCGGCGCGCGCGGCATGAATCTCGGCATAGAGGATGCCTGCTGGCTCGCCTGGCTCATTGCGGAAGGCCGCGAACAGGAGTATTCGGCGCTCAGAATTCCAGCCGTGAAACAGGTGCTGAAGCAGACCTATGGTCTGACCCGCTTGGTCACCATGAAAAATCCGCTGGCGATTGTCGTGCGCAATCTGTTCGCGCCGTTGCTTTTGCGTTTTGGACCGGCGCGGCATTTGCTGCTTCACAGTGTCGCCGGCTATGACACGCCGAAGCCGCCGTGGATCGACTGGGCCGAATAA
- a CDS encoding SCO family protein, producing the protein MKSVRIVIWVAVVIMAAVLGWLSFGVTKSPEAASDGPYGVPFTLVAQNGQPISDQAFRGKPTALFFGYTHCPDVCPTTLFELNGWMQKVDPDGTKLNAYFVTVDPARDTPAIMNQYVSNVSTRITGISGDPDKVMDMVKGFRVYAKKVPLDEKDPNGDYTMDHTASVFLLDSAGRFAGTIAYQEDPDIAVKKLQNLIKKG; encoded by the coding sequence ATGAAGAGCGTGCGGATTGTTATCTGGGTAGCTGTGGTGATCATGGCCGCGGTGCTGGGTTGGTTGAGCTTCGGCGTCACCAAGTCACCGGAAGCCGCGAGTGATGGGCCATACGGAGTACCGTTCACGTTGGTTGCGCAGAATGGCCAGCCGATCAGCGATCAGGCGTTTCGCGGAAAGCCGACGGCGCTTTTCTTCGGCTATACCCATTGTCCCGATGTCTGCCCGACGACCTTGTTCGAGCTCAACGGCTGGATGCAGAAGGTCGATCCCGACGGAACGAAGCTCAACGCCTATTTCGTAACCGTCGATCCGGCACGCGATACGCCCGCGATCATGAATCAATATGTCTCCAACGTCTCGACCCGCATCACCGGCATTTCGGGTGATCCCGACAAGGTCATGGACATGGTCAAGGGCTTCAGGGTTTACGCCAAGAAGGTGCCGCTCGATGAGAAGGATCCGAACGGCGATTACACCATGGATCATACCGCCTCTGTTTTCCTGCTCGATTCCGCCGGCCGCTTCGCCGGTACGATCGCCTATCAGGAAGACCCGGATATAGCGGTCAAGAAGCTGCAAAACCTGATCAAGAAGGGTTAG
- a CDS encoding chemotaxis protein CheW: MTNAIKQSGAYLEIVSFHLGDQEFCIDIMAIREIRGWAPVTPMPHTPPYVLGLINLRGAVIPVIDMACRLGMKMTEPSERSAIIVTDIAGKLVGLLVEQVSDMMSIKSEDLQPPPEIIPEAQRAFCRGIVALEKTMVCFLNLDTVIADELAQAA; this comes from the coding sequence ATGACGAATGCCATCAAACAATCGGGCGCCTATCTGGAGATCGTCTCCTTCCACCTCGGCGATCAGGAATTCTGTATTGACATCATGGCAATCCGCGAAATTCGTGGCTGGGCGCCGGTGACCCCGATGCCGCACACGCCGCCCTATGTGCTTGGCCTCATTAATTTGCGCGGCGCGGTGATCCCGGTCATCGACATGGCTTGCCGCCTCGGCATGAAGATGACCGAACCGTCCGAACGCTCCGCCATCATCGTCACCGATATCGCCGGCAAGCTCGTCGGCCTGCTGGTCGAACAGGTCTCCGATATGATGAGCATCAAGAGCGAAGATCTGCAGCCTCCGCCGGAAATCATTCCGGAAGCGCAGCGTGCCTTCTGCCGCGGCATCGTCGCGCTGGAAAAGACCATGGTCTGCTTCCTGAACCTCGATACTGTGATTGCGGACGAGCTGGCGCAGGCTGCTTGA
- a CDS encoding CreA family protein — protein sequence MTSLKLHAVLAASFLALAPVSASAEIVGKVGVDWTGNDILIDAVPDPEVSGVTCHVTYFDRSVIDRLRKGNWFEDPSNNSIACRQTGPIEIGNISLSESGEEVFRAGLSLIWKKLVVNRIYDKKNDTLIYLVHSRELTNGSAKMAISTIPLFGQNVTWKNGKPK from the coding sequence ATGACGTCACTGAAATTGCATGCCGTTCTTGCCGCGTCGTTCCTGGCGCTGGCGCCTGTTTCCGCTTCGGCTGAGATTGTCGGCAAGGTCGGGGTGGATTGGACCGGCAATGACATCCTGATCGATGCCGTGCCGGACCCGGAAGTGTCCGGCGTTACCTGCCACGTCACCTATTTCGACCGCAGTGTCATCGACCGGCTAAGAAAGGGCAATTGGTTCGAGGACCCTTCCAACAACTCCATTGCCTGCCGCCAGACAGGGCCGATCGAGATCGGCAATATCAGCCTCTCGGAGAGCGGCGAGGAGGTGTTTCGCGCCGGCTTGTCGCTGATCTGGAAGAAGCTCGTGGTTAACCGAATCTACGACAAGAAGAACGACACGCTGATCTATCTCGTTCATTCGCGCGAATTGACCAATGGTTCGGCAAAAATGGCGATTTCAACCATCCCACTGTTCGGTCAGAACGTTACCTGGAAGAACGGCAAGCCCAAATAA
- a CDS encoding SRPBCC family protein, with protein MTGSSFVYVTFIRTTPDKLWSALTTPEFIKKYWFNIQHETDWKVGSPWKMVYPDGRITDTGEIAEFDPPRRMAFKWRNEFMPELKAEGWSRCVMDIEPVEDVVKLTVTHTMELEDAKFIGAVSGGWPKILSNLKSLLETGEIVLKEIR; from the coding sequence ATGACCGGTAGCAGCTTTGTTTATGTGACCTTCATCCGCACCACACCCGACAAGCTCTGGTCGGCACTGACGACGCCGGAGTTCATCAAGAAATACTGGTTCAACATTCAGCACGAGACCGATTGGAAGGTCGGTTCGCCATGGAAGATGGTCTACCCGGACGGGCGTATCACGGATACCGGCGAGATCGCGGAATTCGATCCGCCGAGGCGAATGGCCTTCAAATGGCGCAATGAATTCATGCCTGAGTTGAAGGCGGAAGGCTGGTCGCGTTGCGTTATGGATATCGAGCCGGTGGAGGATGTAGTGAAGCTCACCGTCACCCACACCATGGAGCTGGAAGACGCGAAGTTCATCGGAGCAGTATCCGGCGGCTGGCCGAAAATCCTCTCCAACCTCAAATCGCTCCTGGAAACTGGCGAGATCGTGCTGAAGGAAATCAGATGA
- a CDS encoding metalloregulator ArsR/SmtB family transcription factor: MNDDAVFRALADASRRQLLDRLYEQNGQTLGELCQGLEMTRQAVTKHLAILEEANLVSAKRQGREKLHFINPVPINHIAERWINKFERRQLSALSALKKALEGDGGQ, encoded by the coding sequence ATGAACGACGATGCGGTTTTTCGAGCTTTGGCGGATGCAAGCCGGCGGCAGTTGCTGGACCGGCTATACGAGCAGAACGGCCAGACGCTCGGCGAACTCTGCCAGGGGCTGGAGATGACGCGCCAGGCCGTGACGAAACATCTTGCCATCCTGGAAGAGGCGAACCTGGTATCCGCTAAGCGGCAGGGCCGGGAGAAGCTGCATTTCATCAATCCCGTTCCGATCAACCATATCGCCGAACGTTGGATCAACAAGTTCGAGCGCCGCCAATTGAGCGCTCTTTCTGCCCTCAAGAAAGCGTTGGAGGGCGATGGCGGCCAGTAG
- a CDS encoding NAD(P)-dependent oxidoreductase, with translation MARALVTGGCGFVGRHLIRRLLAEGLDVVCVDQLVEGTGARHPALWQHFPGSRFAFFEEDCRTFFTRALEHFDYVFHLAALVGGRVTLEARTLDVAEDLAVDTELWKWAARAKPGCVVFFSSSAAYPVSLQTVANHRLLSEDMISFEAAIGVPDLSYGWAKLTGEYLMKLYVERYGHRAVAYRPFSGYGEDQDVAYPFPAICRRLLDERGAPEVFVWGSGRQCRDFIHIDDCIDFIWQTKELLPDGASLNLSTGRATSFMELAEIIARQIGWNPVVNGLSDRPEGVFYRCGDTALQRSYGLAPRISLEEGIARMLDHLRMEQEQYAIAI, from the coding sequence ATGGCGCGGGCATTGGTAACGGGGGGCTGTGGGTTTGTCGGGAGGCATCTGATCAGGCGGCTTTTGGCCGAGGGATTGGACGTCGTCTGCGTCGATCAACTGGTGGAAGGGACGGGGGCACGGCATCCCGCTCTCTGGCAGCACTTTCCCGGATCGCGTTTTGCGTTTTTCGAGGAGGACTGCCGCACCTTTTTTACCCGCGCGCTGGAACATTTCGACTATGTTTTCCATCTTGCCGCGCTGGTCGGTGGCCGCGTGACGCTGGAGGCGCGCACGCTCGACGTTGCCGAGGATCTGGCGGTAGATACGGAATTGTGGAAATGGGCGGCACGCGCCAAGCCCGGTTGTGTCGTATTCTTCAGCTCCAGTGCGGCCTATCCTGTCTCGCTGCAGACGGTCGCGAACCATCGGCTGCTTTCGGAAGACATGATTTCTTTCGAGGCCGCCATCGGTGTGCCCGATCTCAGCTATGGTTGGGCGAAACTGACCGGCGAATATCTGATGAAGCTCTATGTCGAGCGTTACGGCCATCGGGCGGTCGCTTATCGGCCGTTCAGCGGTTATGGCGAGGATCAGGATGTTGCCTATCCGTTCCCGGCCATTTGCCGCCGCCTGCTTGACGAAAGAGGCGCTCCTGAAGTTTTCGTCTGGGGTTCGGGTCGGCAATGCCGGGACTTCATCCATATTGATGATTGCATCGATTTCATCTGGCAAACCAAGGAACTATTGCCGGATGGCGCCAGCCTCAACCTTTCGACCGGCCGGGCCACCTCCTTTATGGAGCTGGCGGAAATCATCGCTCGTCAGATCGGCTGGAATCCTGTCGTGAATGGCCTCAGCGATCGCCCTGAAGGGGTCTTCTATCGCTGCGGCGACACGGCTTTGCAGCGTTCTTACGGACTGGCACCGCGCATCAGCCTGGAGGAGGGAATTGCGCGGATGCTCGATCATCTGCGCATGGAGCAGGAGCAGTACGCCATCGCGATCTGA
- a CDS encoding glycosyltransferase family 4 protein has product MRLILVNDVSIIRGGATKVALQCIDASRQAGLNCAILVGDDGEGLKPRFAGTRTVALGERPLRDGPTFTDVFEKNYNKRAYEALDGLLKETDEETVVHVHGWSQILSPSIFYALAKHKAKVIITAHDFFLTCPNGGLINFQSGTVCDVRPLSAACLTTNCDKRNYLHKLWRFRRTLTQRGVGEEFWSRVGIVLAHESMEAYLHSGPLQHFLTLRTPTEPLTPTPVEAWRNHRTVFLGRMCWEKGVRTLADALNKTGRTATLIGRGPLLDEMQRALPHCWVPGWLADEEVTALAGEARVFVMPSRMPEPYGLVAAEALMSGIPVIVSSNALIAAEVERNGAGLVFKSGDASSLAERLASTDDDRLMQRLCEGALALGQRIAPSKAEWGRRMVDIYTGRSGFFAQ; this is encoded by the coding sequence ATGCGTCTAATACTTGTCAACGATGTCTCGATCATTCGCGGCGGTGCGACCAAAGTGGCGCTGCAATGCATCGACGCGAGCAGGCAGGCGGGACTGAATTGCGCCATCTTGGTCGGCGACGACGGCGAGGGACTGAAACCGCGCTTTGCGGGCACTCGTACGGTCGCGTTGGGCGAACGTCCCCTTCGCGACGGTCCTACCTTCACCGATGTCTTCGAGAAGAACTATAATAAGCGCGCCTATGAGGCGCTGGATGGCCTGCTTAAGGAAACGGATGAGGAGACCGTCGTGCATGTGCACGGCTGGTCGCAGATTCTCTCGCCATCGATCTTCTACGCACTCGCCAAACACAAGGCCAAGGTCATCATCACAGCGCATGATTTCTTCCTGACTTGTCCGAACGGAGGGTTGATCAATTTCCAGAGCGGAACGGTCTGCGATGTCCGCCCGCTGTCGGCAGCATGTCTGACGACCAATTGCGACAAGCGAAACTATCTCCATAAACTCTGGCGCTTTCGCCGCACTCTCACCCAACGCGGCGTTGGCGAGGAGTTCTGGAGCCGCGTCGGCATCGTGCTGGCGCATGAGAGCATGGAGGCCTATCTGCACTCCGGCCCGCTGCAGCATTTTCTGACCTTGCGCACACCGACCGAGCCGCTGACGCCAACGCCCGTGGAGGCCTGGCGCAATCACCGCACCGTTTTCTTGGGACGCATGTGCTGGGAAAAGGGCGTCCGCACGCTCGCAGACGCATTGAATAAGACCGGGCGAACGGCGACGCTGATCGGCCGCGGACCGCTGCTCGATGAGATGCAGCGGGCGTTGCCGCATTGCTGGGTGCCTGGCTGGCTGGCCGACGAGGAAGTGACGGCGCTGGCGGGGGAAGCGCGCGTCTTCGTCATGCCATCCCGCATGCCCGAACCTTACGGCCTTGTGGCCGCCGAGGCGCTGATGTCCGGCATTCCCGTCATCGTTAGCAGCAATGCGCTGATTGCCGCCGAAGTAGAGCGGAACGGCGCTGGGCTGGTCTTTAAAAGCGGTGATGCCAGTTCGTTGGCGGAACGGCTGGCGAGCACTGATGACGACAGATTGATGCAGAGACTTTGTGAAGGCGCGTTAGCGCTTGGCCAGCGGATTGCACCCAGCAAAGCGGAATGGGGTCGGCGCATGGTCGATATCTATACAGGCAGGAGTGGCTTCTTCGCTCAATAA
- a CDS encoding GNAT family N-acetyltransferase, whose protein sequence is MNSESQYQDERSQKQCGVEIRAARMSDAEAIALIANLPGYRAGTLRLPFQSVEETRQWMEKPALGSINLVAVLDGQIVGNAGMRRHAGRQIHTGHLGMGVHDDFTGRGIGSALLAAVVDTADNWLAIKRLELTVYVDNEPAIRLYEKFGFETEGRLRAFAFRNGEYVDAFAMARVRM, encoded by the coding sequence GTGAATTCCGAATCACAATATCAAGACGAACGATCCCAAAAACAATGCGGCGTCGAAATCCGCGCCGCGCGGATGTCAGACGCCGAAGCGATAGCCCTGATTGCCAATCTGCCCGGCTATCGCGCCGGCACGCTGCGCCTACCCTTTCAAAGCGTCGAAGAAACCCGGCAGTGGATGGAGAAGCCCGCACTCGGCTCGATCAATCTGGTCGCCGTGCTCGATGGGCAAATCGTCGGCAATGCCGGAATGCGGCGCCATGCCGGCCGGCAGATTCACACCGGCCACCTCGGCATGGGCGTTCATGACGATTTTACCGGCCGGGGCATTGGCTCGGCGTTGCTCGCCGCCGTCGTCGACACCGCCGACAATTGGCTGGCGATCAAACGCCTGGAACTGACCGTTTATGTCGACAACGAACCGGCCATCCGGCTTTACGAGAAATTCGGTTTTGAGACCGAAGGACGGCTCCGCGCCTTCGCATTTCGCAACGGCGAATATGTGGATGCATTCGCGATGGCGCGCGTGAGGATGTAA